Proteins co-encoded in one Paracrocinitomix mangrovi genomic window:
- a CDS encoding carotenoid 1,2-hydratase, protein MNPSKNQTTAIILRFNLLRFIALIFLLLLPFIVLPQKKNIVYTSGKGDPHKSFEEEFLSHKKCSEWWYVTGYLEDQNKQLYTFQFTLANINVKGIKIHMILISITDLQNGEHYYFQDHVSRGKHIVTTQNETTYGTLAGIKYAANDKSSFGKMNLSIKKDSLALDLQMEAQKSPVWHCDNGKLQMGILDDPKQYTYYFSLTNILAEGKLTLNGKELTVTGKAWFDKQGGPYTITNPRTNWEWFSFRFFDNEEIMLFYFPKDEHHDCTYIKENGTYERLQNFNVIPLDTITEPSTDYIFTYGWKVKIPGYKDENYTLKPKVDGQFNVFFYELIADVYNSKNEIVGYCYVELLPGARNKKLKNNLVFK, encoded by the coding sequence ATGAACCCTTCAAAAAATCAAACAACAGCTATCATACTCCGTTTCAATTTATTAAGATTTATAGCATTAATCTTTCTATTGTTGTTGCCATTTATCGTACTTCCACAAAAAAAGAATATCGTTTATACAAGTGGAAAAGGTGATCCACATAAAAGTTTTGAAGAGGAATTTTTATCTCATAAAAAATGTAGTGAGTGGTGGTATGTTACAGGATATCTAGAAGATCAAAATAAACAACTTTATACTTTTCAATTTACACTTGCCAATATCAATGTAAAAGGAATAAAAATTCACATGATCTTAATCTCTATAACGGATTTACAAAATGGAGAGCATTATTACTTTCAGGATCACGTTTCAAGAGGAAAACACATAGTTACTACCCAAAATGAAACAACTTATGGCACATTAGCCGGAATCAAATATGCGGCAAATGATAAAAGCAGTTTTGGAAAAATGAACCTATCTATCAAAAAAGACAGTCTGGCATTAGATCTTCAAATGGAAGCTCAAAAATCACCTGTTTGGCATTGTGATAATGGTAAATTACAAATGGGAATATTAGATGATCCTAAACAATACACCTATTACTTTTCATTAACTAATATTTTAGCTGAAGGGAAGTTAACTTTAAATGGAAAAGAGCTCACAGTAACAGGAAAGGCATGGTTTGATAAACAAGGTGGACCTTACACTATTACCAATCCGAGAACAAACTGGGAATGGTTTTCTTTTAGGTTCTTTGACAATGAAGAAATCATGTTATTTTACTTTCCTAAGGATGAACATCATGATTGTACTTATATCAAAGAAAATGGTACTTATGAACGACTTCAAAATTTTAATGTAATTCCCTTAGACACTATTACCGAACCGTCTACTGACTATATTTTTACATATGGTTGGAAGGTAAAAATCCCAGGATATAAGGATGAAAACTACACTTTAAAACCAAAGGTTGATGGTCAATTCAACGTATTCTTTTATGAATTAATAGCAGATGTATACAATAGCAAGAACGAAATTGTTGGCTATTGTTATGTTGAATTATTGCCTGGTGCAAGAAATAAAAAACTGAAAAATAACCTTGTTTTTAAATAA
- a CDS encoding cytochrome P450 has protein sequence MTEKEIVKYKSYPGPSVFSAFKGLTKHGFLDYIDEAWKTYGDTFELNLGIRSLIFAIHPDAVQQINVTHGKKFDKVKSYNVVRKYLTGEGLVASTGDLWKRQRKLMAPFFTPKGVQEYAEIMIKDSLEIAERWEQFSSTGQEVDIEEEMMRVTASIILKSMFSSEMDEETLAMKDAVAIMIKYATSQEQGIHPPDWVPTKRNKTYFEAKNKVHHYIKKLIDHRKSISEDQWPNDLLSKLMKVKDEETGELMSENLLRDESITTFFAGHETTAKTMSATWYALATNEEATTKLHQELDRELGDKIPTLDDLHRLPYTLQVVKEVLRLYPAAPFYVRDAVEDDEYNGYQIKKGTAVMLSPYFTHRHPDFWENPNKFDPDRWTPEKEKERHPYAYHPFATGKRICIGNNFSLLESHILLAILAQKFNPKLKPNAKVTWEMHGTLGTKESIQMKIEKRQKN, from the coding sequence ATGACAGAAAAAGAAATAGTTAAATACAAATCGTATCCGGGACCTTCAGTATTCTCAGCTTTTAAAGGATTAACTAAACACGGATTTCTGGATTATATTGATGAAGCCTGGAAAACTTATGGTGACACTTTTGAACTTAATCTAGGGATCAGGTCATTGATATTTGCCATTCATCCTGATGCGGTTCAACAAATAAATGTTACTCACGGTAAAAAGTTTGATAAAGTAAAGAGCTACAATGTTGTCAGAAAGTATTTAACCGGAGAAGGATTAGTTGCCAGCACAGGTGATTTGTGGAAAAGACAAAGAAAATTAATGGCTCCTTTTTTTACTCCAAAAGGCGTTCAGGAGTATGCTGAAATAATGATCAAAGATTCTCTTGAAATTGCCGAACGTTGGGAACAGTTTTCATCAACAGGACAAGAGGTAGATATTGAAGAAGAAATGATGAGAGTTACTGCTTCAATTATCCTTAAATCAATGTTCAGTTCTGAAATGGACGAAGAAACTTTGGCCATGAAAGATGCAGTAGCCATAATGATCAAATATGCTACCTCTCAGGAACAGGGCATCCATCCTCCTGATTGGGTTCCAACTAAAAGGAACAAAACCTACTTTGAAGCAAAAAACAAAGTTCATCATTACATCAAAAAACTTATTGATCACAGAAAAAGTATCTCAGAAGATCAATGGCCCAACGATTTGTTGTCAAAATTAATGAAGGTGAAAGATGAAGAAACAGGTGAATTGATGTCTGAAAATCTATTGAGAGATGAATCAATCACTACATTCTTTGCAGGACACGAAACTACTGCCAAAACTATGAGTGCTACCTGGTATGCTTTGGCTACTAATGAAGAAGCAACTACAAAACTGCATCAGGAACTTGATAGAGAATTAGGAGACAAAATTCCAACTTTAGATGACTTACACCGACTTCCGTATACACTTCAGGTAGTAAAAGAAGTTTTAAGATTATACCCGGCTGCTCCATTTTATGTTAGAGATGCAGTGGAAGATGATGAATACAATGGCTATCAAATTAAAAAAGGAACCGCAGTAATGTTATCTCCTTACTTCACACACAGGCATCCTGACTTTTGGGAAAACCCAAATAAATTTGATCCTGACAGATGGACTCCGGAAAAAGAAAAAGAGCGTCATCCTTATGCTTATCATCCATTTGCTACAGGAAAACGAATCTGTATTGGAAATAATTTTTCTCTTTTAGAATCTCATATTCTACTTGCCATACTTGCACAAAAGTTTAATCCAAAATTGAAACCTAATGCAAAAGTGACCTGGGAAATGCATGGTACTTTAGGAACTAAGGAGTCAATACAAATGAAGATTGAAAAGAGACAAAAAAATTAA
- a CDS encoding heme-binding domain-containing protein: MKKKILIGLLAVFVIIQFFRIDTSTKPVDPTQDFLNVTNAPENVSVIMQSACYDCHSDQTKYPWYSQIAPVSWWVKHHVDEGKEHLNFSVWASYPLKKADHKLEECIEEVEEGEMPLNSYTCMHSDANLSDEEKATLNDFFQSLRTGESEDEEHDHHEEH; this comes from the coding sequence ATGAAAAAGAAAATTCTCATAGGTTTATTAGCTGTATTTGTAATCATTCAATTTTTTAGAATTGATACTTCTACCAAACCGGTTGATCCGACACAAGATTTTTTAAATGTGACCAATGCTCCTGAAAATGTATCTGTAATAATGCAAAGTGCTTGTTATGATTGTCATTCAGATCAGACCAAATATCCCTGGTATTCACAAATTGCACCGGTTTCATGGTGGGTAAAACATCATGTAGATGAAGGCAAAGAACATTTGAACTTTTCTGTTTGGGCATCTTATCCATTAAAAAAGGCAGATCATAAATTAGAAGAATGTATTGAAGAAGTAGAAGAAGGCGAGATGCCATTAAATTCTTACACATGTATGCACTCTGATGCCAATTTAAGTGATGAAGAGAAGGCTACTTTAAATGATTTCTTTCAAAGTTTAAGAACCGGTGAAAGTGAAGACGAAGAGCATGATCATCATGAAGAACACTAA
- a CDS encoding TetR/AcrR family transcriptional regulator gives MKESNKEDRRVKYTKMVLKEAMLDLLRKKTLDKITITEVCKKADINRNTFYSHYDNTHDLIVEIENEIFEKLLITLSGERDIEKVFQKACQFLKDNKKISEIIFLNRDEMKVFNKFLNHYKELETPATLMTASGQDIEIIQQFYKFSEGGSLAVLEDWVLGGFKEPADQVAKSISYMANAILQSIHSFKTSV, from the coding sequence ATGAAAGAAAGTAACAAGGAAGATAGGAGAGTTAAGTACACTAAAATGGTGTTAAAAGAAGCTATGTTGGATTTGTTAAGGAAAAAGACATTGGATAAAATAACCATAACTGAAGTTTGTAAAAAAGCTGACATCAACAGAAATACTTTCTACAGTCATTATGACAATACACATGATTTAATTGTTGAGATAGAGAATGAAATATTTGAAAAGTTACTGATTACGTTATCAGGAGAAAGAGATATTGAAAAAGTGTTTCAAAAAGCTTGTCAATTTTTAAAAGACAACAAAAAAATCAGTGAGATTATATTTTTAAATAGAGATGAAATGAAGGTTTTTAACAAGTTTCTAAATCATTATAAGGAACTTGAAACACCTGCCACTCTTATGACTGCATCCGGTCAGGATATTGAAATAATTCAACAGTTTTATAAATTCAGTGAAGGTGGTTCATTGGCTGTATTGGAAGATTGGGTATTGGGCGGATTTAAAGAACCCGCGGATCAAGTGGCAAAATCTATATCCTATATGGCCAATGCTATTTTACAATCAATTCACAGTTTTAAAACTTCAGTTTAG